The Arachis hypogaea cultivar Tifrunner chromosome 14, arahy.Tifrunner.gnm2.J5K5, whole genome shotgun sequence genome has a segment encoding these proteins:
- the LOC112742271 gene encoding uncharacterized protein: MVGEARRGVEAAGEVREEGCAQVASVEEGCVMVSEAWRGIMAAVLAEVSFVADGEFAVGIEFSSRKAVIKAMKEYTLRRSVDYQVYESESLTFYAKCTQYGSGCDWLIRVSMISRKYCWVIRRYNSSHTCTRATISQDHSKLDSNTIVEAIKPLVEADPSLKVKSVIAEVQSKFNYTVSYRKTWLAKQKSVEKIFGGWEAPYEALPIWFETMCHKESSAVVHFETMPAYQGDDLVTDIRDGNNNIVPIAFAIVEEETSDAWHFFLSNLRQHVVTRDGVRLISDRHDSIVERSNGAWSPPKAFHMFCIRYSRTVREYEVWYQRLRERGEAYTNWLDRIPREQYVLAFDSGYRWGHMTTNLVECINSVLKSARNLPITALVKATFYRLNELFTRKRAEAEARINAGHVYVHDVFKMDQVRRVYRARFRPLGNPTMWPSYNGPRFVPNPYLRHVSKGRPRMTRFLNEMVTQMLRRPRRCRQCGAEGHSRSRCPQGGGPGTDHNAQ; this comes from the exons TGATGGTTTCAGAGGCGTGGCGTGGGAT TATGGCTGCCGTCCTGGCAGAAGTTTCTTttgtcgcagatggtgaattCGCTGTGGGGATAGAATTCAGTTCTAGGAAAGCTGTTATTAAGGCGATGAAGGAGTATACCCTCCGAAGAAGTGTAGACTACCAGGTGTACGAATCGGAGTCGTTGACATTTTATGCGAAGTGTACACAGTACGGgtcagggtgtgattggcttatcagagTTAGCATGATCAGCAGAAAGTACTGTTGGGTTATTAGGAGGTACAACAGCAGTCACACTTGTACCAGAGCAACCATTTCTCAGgatcattcgaagctggattcAAATACAATTGTAGAAGCCATAAAGCCGTTGGTTGAGGCTGACCCCTCGTTAAAGGTAAAATCAGTTATTGCTGAAGTGCAGTCGAAGTTCAACTACACCGTCAGTTATCGGAAAACttggttggctaagcaaaagtCAGTTGAgaaaatatttggaggttgggaagcaCCGTACGAAGCGTTGCCCATATGGTTCGAGACCATGTGTCATAAGGAGTCGTCAGCTGTTGTacattttgagactatgcctgcatatcaaggGGATGACTTGGTAACTGATATCCGG GATGGTAACAACAATATCGTCCCGATTGCATTTGCTATTGTCGAGGAAGAGACTTCTGATGCGTGGCACTTTTTTCTTAGTAACCTGCGTCAACATGTTGTGACTCGGGATGGTGTCAGACTTATATCAGACCGACATGATTCCATTGTGGAACGCAGTAACGGAGCTTGGTCACCTCCTAAAGCTTTTCACatgttttgcatcag ATATTCGAGGACGGTTCGCGAGTATGAAGTGTGGTACCAGCGTTTGAGAGAGCGGGGTGAGGCGTACACTAACTGGTTAGACCGTATACCCCGTGAACAGTATGTGTTGGCATTCGACAGTGGTTACCGATGGGGTCACATGACGACTAATCTAGTGGAATGCATCAACTCAGTCTTGAAAAGTGCACGCAATCTCCCCATCACTGCACTTGTGAAAGCAACATTCTACAGACTTAATGAGTTGTTCACACGAAAAAGAGCCGAGGCAGAGGCTAGGATCAATGCTGGCCAT GTGTATGTGCATGATGTTTTTAAGATGGACCAAGTTAGACGCGTTTATCGGGCTAGGTTTAGGCCACTCGGGAATCCAACTATGTGGCCTTCTTATAATGGTCCTCGATTCGTACCGAATCCGTATCTGAGACACGTTTCCAAAGGTCGCCCCAGGATGACGcgcttcttgaatgagatggtCACACAGATGTTACGTCGTCCAAGGCGATGTAGGCAATGTGGGGCTGAGGGACACAGTCGTAGTAGATGCCCTCAGGGAGGTGGTCCAGGTACTGACCATAATGCGCAATAG